The Astatotilapia calliptera chromosome 17, fAstCal1.2, whole genome shotgun sequence genome has a segment encoding these proteins:
- the LOC113009097 gene encoding dynamin-1-like protein isoform X2, producing the protein MEALIPVINKLQDVFNTVGADIIQLPQIAVVGTQSSGKSSVLESLVGRDLLPRGTGIVTRRPLILQLVHVDPGDTRKHDEGRDTEEWGKFLHTKNKIYTDFDEIRQEIENETERISGNNKGISDEPIHLKIFSPHVVNLTLVDLPGITKVPVGDQPKDIEIQIRDLILKHISNPNCIILAVTAANTDMATSEALKVAREVDPDGRRTLAVVTKLDLMDAGTDAMDVLLGRVIPVKLGIIGVVNRSQLDINNKKSVADAIRDEHAFLQKKYPSLANRNGTKYLARTLNRLLMHHIRDCLPELKTRINVLAAQYQSLLSSYGEPVEDQSATLLQLITKFATEYCNTIEGTAKYIETAELCGGARICYIFHETFGRTLESVDPLGGLSTIDILTAIRNATGPRPSLFVPEVSFELLVKKQVKRLEEPSLRCVELVHEEMQRIIQHCSNYSTQELQRFPKLHEAIVEVVTSLLRKRLPITNEMVHNLVAIELAYINTKHPDFADACGVMNNNIEEQRRNRMREMPAAVPRDKSVGKGPAGPTAVSGEPPASGAEMDGAKAPPAGIQGEQDGTGSWRGMLKKGEEAPGSGPGSPLKGAVNLLDVPVPVARKLSSREQRDCEVIERLIKSYFLIVRKNIQDSVPKAVMHFLVNHVKDSLQSELVGQLYKSGLLNDLLTESEDMAQRRKEAADMLQALQRASQVIAEIRETHLW; encoded by the exons ATGGAGGCTCTTATACCCGTCATAAACAAGCTCCAGGATGTGTTCAACACAGTAGGGGCGGATATTATCCAGCTGCCGCAGATTGCAGTAGTGGGGACTCAG AGTAGTGGAAAGAGCTCTGTGTTGGAGAGCCTGGTGGGCAGGGACTTGCTGCCCCGTGGGACTGGCATTGTAACCAGGAGACCTCTAATCCTCCAGCTAGTCCACGTGGATCCTGGAGACACAAGGAAACATGATGAAG GCAGAGACACTGAAGAGTGGGGCAAATTTCTACACACTAAAAATAAG ATCTACACCGATTTTGATGAAATCAGGCAAGAAATTGAGAATGAAACCGAGCGAATATCTGGGAATAATAAG GGAATCAGCGATGAACCCATTCATCTGAAGATTTTCTCTCCTCATGTCGTTAACCTCACACTGGTTGATCTGCCAGGAATCACTAAG GTGCCTGTGGGTGATCAGCCTAAGGACATCGAGATTCAGATAAGAGATTTAATCCTGAAGCACATCTCTAACCCCAACTGCATTATCCTGGCTGTCACGGCGGCTAACACAGACATGGCTACCTCGGAGGCCCTCAAGGTGGCCCGGGAAGTCGACCCAGATG GCAGGAGGACATTGGCTGTGGTGACCAAGCTGGACCTGATGGACGCTGGTACCGACGCTATGGATGTACTGCTGGGCAGAGTGATCCCTGTCAAACTCGGCATAATCGGAGTAGTCAACAG GAGCCAGCTGGACATCAACAATAAAAAGTCTGTGGCTGATGCAATTCGTGATGAACACGCTTTCCTGCAGAAGAAATATCCATCACTTGCCAACAGAAATGGAACCAAGTACCTGGCCAGAACCCTAAACAG GCTACTGATGCATCACATTCGAGACTGTCTCCCTGAGCTGAAGACACGGATCAACGTCCTGGCAGCACAGTACCAGTCCCTGCTCAGCAGCTACGGGGAACCTGTGGAGGACCAAAGTGCCACCTTGCTCCAGCTCATCACCAAGTTTGCCACAGAGTACTGCAACACCATCGAGGGCACGGCCAAATACATCGAGACGGCAGAGCT GTGCGGTGGAGCCAGAATTTGTTACATATTCCACGAGACCTTCGGTAGGACGCTGGAGTCTGTGGATCCTCTGGGGGGACTGAGCACCATAGATATCCTAACGGCCATAAGGAACGCCACA GGCCCTCGACCTTCCCTGTTCGTGCCAGAGGTTTCCTTCGAGCTGCTGGTAAAGAAGCAGGTGAAACGCCTGGAGGAACCCAGTCTGCGCTGCGTGGAGCTGGTCCACGAGGAGATGCAGAGGATCATCCAGCACTGCAGCAACTACAGCACACAG GAGCTGCAGAGATTCCCTAAGCTGCACGAGGCCATCGTAGAAGTGGTCACCTCCCTCCTGAGAAAGAGACTGCCCATCACCAACGAGATG GTTCACAACTTGGTTGCAATCGAGCTGGCCTATATCAACACCAAACACCCGGACTTTGCAGACGCATGTGGGGTCATGAATAACAACATAGAG GAGCAAAGGAGAAACAGGATGAGGGAGATGCCCGCTGCAGTTCCCAGGGATAAG TCTGTTGGCAAAGGCCCGGCCGGCCCAACTGCGGTGTCTGGCGAGCCCCCTGCGTCTGGAGCAGAGATGGACGGTGCCAAG gccCCACCTGCAGGGATTCAGGGGGAGCAGGACGGCACAGGAAGCTGGAGGGGCATGCTGAAGAAAGGGGAGGAAGCCCCAGGCTCAGGACCCGGAAGCCCACTTAAAGGAGCGGTCAACCTACTAGATGTG CCTGTGCCTGTTGCCAGGAAGCTGTCGTCACGCGAGCAGCGGGACTGTGAGGTCATCGAGCGCCTCATCAAGTCTTACTTCCTCATCGTCCGCAAGAACATCCAGGACAG CGTGCCAAAGGCAGTGATGCACTTCCTGGTCAACCATGTGAAGGACAGCCTCCAGAGCGAGCTCGTTGGCCAGCTGTATAAATCTGGCCTCCTCAACGACCTGCTGACCGAGTCTGAAGACATGGCCCAGCGGCGTAAGGAAGCCGCTGACATGCTACAG GCGTTGCAGAGGGCCAGTCAGGTGATAGCAGAGATCAGGGAAACACATCTGTGGTGA
- the LOC113009097 gene encoding dynamin-1-like protein isoform X3 yields the protein MEALIPVINKLQDVFNTVGADIIQLPQIAVVGTQSSGKSSVLESLVGRDLLPRGTGIVTRRPLILQLVHVDPGDTRKHDEGGRDTEEWGKFLHTKNKIYTDFDEIRQEIENETERISGNNKGISDEPIHLKIFSPHVVNLTLVDLPGITKVPVGDQPKDIEIQIRDLILKHISNPNCIILAVTAANTDMATSEALKVAREVDPDGRRTLAVVTKLDLMDAGTDAMDVLLGRVIPVKLGIIGVVNRSQLDINNKKSVADAIRDEHAFLQKKYPSLANRNGTKYLARTLNRLLMHHIRDCLPELKTRINVLAAQYQSLLSSYGEPVEDQSATLLQLITKFATEYCNTIEGTAKYIETAELCGGARICYIFHETFGRTLESVDPLGGLSTIDILTAIRNATGPRPSLFVPEVSFELLVKKQVKRLEEPSLRCVELVHEEMQRIIQHCSNYSTQELQRFPKLHEAIVEVVTSLLRKRLPITNEMVHNLVAIELAYINTKHPDFADACGVMNNNIEEQRRNRMREMPAAVPRDKAPPAGIQGEQDGTGSWRGMLKKGEEAPGSGPGSPLKGAVNLLDVPVPVARKLSSREQRDCEVIERLIKSYFLIVRKNIQDSVPKAVMHFLVNHVKDSLQSELVGQLYKSGLLNDLLTESEDMAQRRKEAADMLQALQRASQVIAEIRETHLW from the exons ATGGAGGCTCTTATACCCGTCATAAACAAGCTCCAGGATGTGTTCAACACAGTAGGGGCGGATATTATCCAGCTGCCGCAGATTGCAGTAGTGGGGACTCAG AGTAGTGGAAAGAGCTCTGTGTTGGAGAGCCTGGTGGGCAGGGACTTGCTGCCCCGTGGGACTGGCATTGTAACCAGGAGACCTCTAATCCTCCAGCTAGTCCACGTGGATCCTGGAGACACAAGGAAACATGATGAAGGTG GCAGAGACACTGAAGAGTGGGGCAAATTTCTACACACTAAAAATAAG ATCTACACCGATTTTGATGAAATCAGGCAAGAAATTGAGAATGAAACCGAGCGAATATCTGGGAATAATAAG GGAATCAGCGATGAACCCATTCATCTGAAGATTTTCTCTCCTCATGTCGTTAACCTCACACTGGTTGATCTGCCAGGAATCACTAAG GTGCCTGTGGGTGATCAGCCTAAGGACATCGAGATTCAGATAAGAGATTTAATCCTGAAGCACATCTCTAACCCCAACTGCATTATCCTGGCTGTCACGGCGGCTAACACAGACATGGCTACCTCGGAGGCCCTCAAGGTGGCCCGGGAAGTCGACCCAGATG GCAGGAGGACATTGGCTGTGGTGACCAAGCTGGACCTGATGGACGCTGGTACCGACGCTATGGATGTACTGCTGGGCAGAGTGATCCCTGTCAAACTCGGCATAATCGGAGTAGTCAACAG GAGCCAGCTGGACATCAACAATAAAAAGTCTGTGGCTGATGCAATTCGTGATGAACACGCTTTCCTGCAGAAGAAATATCCATCACTTGCCAACAGAAATGGAACCAAGTACCTGGCCAGAACCCTAAACAG GCTACTGATGCATCACATTCGAGACTGTCTCCCTGAGCTGAAGACACGGATCAACGTCCTGGCAGCACAGTACCAGTCCCTGCTCAGCAGCTACGGGGAACCTGTGGAGGACCAAAGTGCCACCTTGCTCCAGCTCATCACCAAGTTTGCCACAGAGTACTGCAACACCATCGAGGGCACGGCCAAATACATCGAGACGGCAGAGCT GTGCGGTGGAGCCAGAATTTGTTACATATTCCACGAGACCTTCGGTAGGACGCTGGAGTCTGTGGATCCTCTGGGGGGACTGAGCACCATAGATATCCTAACGGCCATAAGGAACGCCACA GGCCCTCGACCTTCCCTGTTCGTGCCAGAGGTTTCCTTCGAGCTGCTGGTAAAGAAGCAGGTGAAACGCCTGGAGGAACCCAGTCTGCGCTGCGTGGAGCTGGTCCACGAGGAGATGCAGAGGATCATCCAGCACTGCAGCAACTACAGCACACAG GAGCTGCAGAGATTCCCTAAGCTGCACGAGGCCATCGTAGAAGTGGTCACCTCCCTCCTGAGAAAGAGACTGCCCATCACCAACGAGATG GTTCACAACTTGGTTGCAATCGAGCTGGCCTATATCAACACCAAACACCCGGACTTTGCAGACGCATGTGGGGTCATGAATAACAACATAGAG GAGCAAAGGAGAAACAGGATGAGGGAGATGCCCGCTGCAGTTCCCAGGGATAAG gccCCACCTGCAGGGATTCAGGGGGAGCAGGACGGCACAGGAAGCTGGAGGGGCATGCTGAAGAAAGGGGAGGAAGCCCCAGGCTCAGGACCCGGAAGCCCACTTAAAGGAGCGGTCAACCTACTAGATGTG CCTGTGCCTGTTGCCAGGAAGCTGTCGTCACGCGAGCAGCGGGACTGTGAGGTCATCGAGCGCCTCATCAAGTCTTACTTCCTCATCGTCCGCAAGAACATCCAGGACAG CGTGCCAAAGGCAGTGATGCACTTCCTGGTCAACCATGTGAAGGACAGCCTCCAGAGCGAGCTCGTTGGCCAGCTGTATAAATCTGGCCTCCTCAACGACCTGCTGACCGAGTCTGAAGACATGGCCCAGCGGCGTAAGGAAGCCGCTGACATGCTACAG GCGTTGCAGAGGGCCAGTCAGGTGATAGCAGAGATCAGGGAAACACATCTGTGGTGA
- the stmp1 gene encoding short transmembrane mitochondrial protein 1, with translation MLQFLAGFTLGNVVGMYLAQNYEVPNIAKKIEAFKKDVEAKKKPPE, from the exons ATGCTGCAGTTCCTG gcTGGCTTCACCTTGGGAAATGTTGTGGGGATGTATCTCGCTCAGAACTATGAA GTGCCCAACATAGCCAAGAAAATCGAAGCTTTTAAGAAAGATGTGGAAGCCAAGAAGAAGCCCCCAGAGTGA
- the LOC113009097 gene encoding dynamin-1-like protein isoform X1: MEALIPVINKLQDVFNTVGADIIQLPQIAVVGTQSSGKSSVLESLVGRDLLPRGTGIVTRRPLILQLVHVDPGDTRKHDEGGRDTEEWGKFLHTKNKIYTDFDEIRQEIENETERISGNNKGISDEPIHLKIFSPHVVNLTLVDLPGITKVPVGDQPKDIEIQIRDLILKHISNPNCIILAVTAANTDMATSEALKVAREVDPDGRRTLAVVTKLDLMDAGTDAMDVLLGRVIPVKLGIIGVVNRSQLDINNKKSVADAIRDEHAFLQKKYPSLANRNGTKYLARTLNRLLMHHIRDCLPELKTRINVLAAQYQSLLSSYGEPVEDQSATLLQLITKFATEYCNTIEGTAKYIETAELCGGARICYIFHETFGRTLESVDPLGGLSTIDILTAIRNATGPRPSLFVPEVSFELLVKKQVKRLEEPSLRCVELVHEEMQRIIQHCSNYSTQELQRFPKLHEAIVEVVTSLLRKRLPITNEMVHNLVAIELAYINTKHPDFADACGVMNNNIEEQRRNRMREMPAAVPRDKSVGKGPAGPTAVSGEPPASGAEMDGAKAPPAGIQGEQDGTGSWRGMLKKGEEAPGSGPGSPLKGAVNLLDVPVPVARKLSSREQRDCEVIERLIKSYFLIVRKNIQDSVPKAVMHFLVNHVKDSLQSELVGQLYKSGLLNDLLTESEDMAQRRKEAADMLQALQRASQVIAEIRETHLW; the protein is encoded by the exons ATGGAGGCTCTTATACCCGTCATAAACAAGCTCCAGGATGTGTTCAACACAGTAGGGGCGGATATTATCCAGCTGCCGCAGATTGCAGTAGTGGGGACTCAG AGTAGTGGAAAGAGCTCTGTGTTGGAGAGCCTGGTGGGCAGGGACTTGCTGCCCCGTGGGACTGGCATTGTAACCAGGAGACCTCTAATCCTCCAGCTAGTCCACGTGGATCCTGGAGACACAAGGAAACATGATGAAGGTG GCAGAGACACTGAAGAGTGGGGCAAATTTCTACACACTAAAAATAAG ATCTACACCGATTTTGATGAAATCAGGCAAGAAATTGAGAATGAAACCGAGCGAATATCTGGGAATAATAAG GGAATCAGCGATGAACCCATTCATCTGAAGATTTTCTCTCCTCATGTCGTTAACCTCACACTGGTTGATCTGCCAGGAATCACTAAG GTGCCTGTGGGTGATCAGCCTAAGGACATCGAGATTCAGATAAGAGATTTAATCCTGAAGCACATCTCTAACCCCAACTGCATTATCCTGGCTGTCACGGCGGCTAACACAGACATGGCTACCTCGGAGGCCCTCAAGGTGGCCCGGGAAGTCGACCCAGATG GCAGGAGGACATTGGCTGTGGTGACCAAGCTGGACCTGATGGACGCTGGTACCGACGCTATGGATGTACTGCTGGGCAGAGTGATCCCTGTCAAACTCGGCATAATCGGAGTAGTCAACAG GAGCCAGCTGGACATCAACAATAAAAAGTCTGTGGCTGATGCAATTCGTGATGAACACGCTTTCCTGCAGAAGAAATATCCATCACTTGCCAACAGAAATGGAACCAAGTACCTGGCCAGAACCCTAAACAG GCTACTGATGCATCACATTCGAGACTGTCTCCCTGAGCTGAAGACACGGATCAACGTCCTGGCAGCACAGTACCAGTCCCTGCTCAGCAGCTACGGGGAACCTGTGGAGGACCAAAGTGCCACCTTGCTCCAGCTCATCACCAAGTTTGCCACAGAGTACTGCAACACCATCGAGGGCACGGCCAAATACATCGAGACGGCAGAGCT GTGCGGTGGAGCCAGAATTTGTTACATATTCCACGAGACCTTCGGTAGGACGCTGGAGTCTGTGGATCCTCTGGGGGGACTGAGCACCATAGATATCCTAACGGCCATAAGGAACGCCACA GGCCCTCGACCTTCCCTGTTCGTGCCAGAGGTTTCCTTCGAGCTGCTGGTAAAGAAGCAGGTGAAACGCCTGGAGGAACCCAGTCTGCGCTGCGTGGAGCTGGTCCACGAGGAGATGCAGAGGATCATCCAGCACTGCAGCAACTACAGCACACAG GAGCTGCAGAGATTCCCTAAGCTGCACGAGGCCATCGTAGAAGTGGTCACCTCCCTCCTGAGAAAGAGACTGCCCATCACCAACGAGATG GTTCACAACTTGGTTGCAATCGAGCTGGCCTATATCAACACCAAACACCCGGACTTTGCAGACGCATGTGGGGTCATGAATAACAACATAGAG GAGCAAAGGAGAAACAGGATGAGGGAGATGCCCGCTGCAGTTCCCAGGGATAAG TCTGTTGGCAAAGGCCCGGCCGGCCCAACTGCGGTGTCTGGCGAGCCCCCTGCGTCTGGAGCAGAGATGGACGGTGCCAAG gccCCACCTGCAGGGATTCAGGGGGAGCAGGACGGCACAGGAAGCTGGAGGGGCATGCTGAAGAAAGGGGAGGAAGCCCCAGGCTCAGGACCCGGAAGCCCACTTAAAGGAGCGGTCAACCTACTAGATGTG CCTGTGCCTGTTGCCAGGAAGCTGTCGTCACGCGAGCAGCGGGACTGTGAGGTCATCGAGCGCCTCATCAAGTCTTACTTCCTCATCGTCCGCAAGAACATCCAGGACAG CGTGCCAAAGGCAGTGATGCACTTCCTGGTCAACCATGTGAAGGACAGCCTCCAGAGCGAGCTCGTTGGCCAGCTGTATAAATCTGGCCTCCTCAACGACCTGCTGACCGAGTCTGAAGACATGGCCCAGCGGCGTAAGGAAGCCGCTGACATGCTACAG GCGTTGCAGAGGGCCAGTCAGGTGATAGCAGAGATCAGGGAAACACATCTGTGGTGA
- the smkr1 gene encoding small lysine-rich protein 1 codes for MPTRKSRSHSSKSAKKTMSPKTPKKRSSCSAKVTTTEVDILSPAAMENIYYIAHNAADCLEFRGFGWPNSKKKKKGTKRKKN; via the exons ATg CCCACCAGGAAATCAAGATCCCACAGTTCCAAGTCAGCCAAGAAGACTATGAGCCCAAAGACACCTAAAAAGAGGTCCTCATGTAGTGCCAAAGTCACCACAACCGAGGTGGACATCCTCAGCCCAGCAGCCATGGAGAATATCTACTACATTGCTCACAATGCAGCAGACTGCCTGGAGTTCAGAGGATTTGGGTGGCCAaattcaaagaagaaaaagaaggggacaaaacgaaagaaaaactga